The DNA sequence GCTCGCCAATCTCGCCCAGATCCGCCCCACCGCCAGCCGGCGGGAGCGGGCAGCTCTCGCGCGCTCCATGATGCGGTCCTACAACCGGATGATGTTCGAGTTCTTCCGGCTGCCCCACCTCTCCCGCGAGGAGCTGCTCGGCTCGGTCGAGGTTAGCGGCCGCGAGCACCTCGAGGAAGCCGTCGCCCGCGGCCGTGGCGTGATCCTGTGCTGCTCGCACATCGGCAACTGGGAACTGGCGGCCGTGGTGCTCGCGCACTGGGGATATACGGTGACGGCGGTGGCGGGCGTCCAGCTCAACCGCTGGCTGACCCCGGCGGTGCGCGAGACCCGCGCCGAGCTCGCCATCCACACCGTGGCGCCCGAGGACGGGTTCCGCAAGCTCCTGCGGGCGATCGAGCGCAACGAGATGATCGCGCTGATGGTGGACGGCGACATCTACAGCCACGGCATTCCGGTCGAGATGTTCGGCCGCGAGACACGCTTTCCCGCCGGTCCCGGAACGCTCGCCCAGCGAACCGGCGCGCTCATCATCAGCGGCTACTGCGAGCGCGTACGGCCCGGACGCTTCCGGGTCGTCATCGAGCCGGCGCTGGATCCGGCGGCCTACCCGACCACCGCGGCGCTGCACGCGGCGGTGGCCTCGCTCACCGAGAAGCACATCCGCAGCCACCTCGATCAATGGTGCATCTTCCGGCCGCTGTGGGAGCCGGTGCCCGCCGAGGCGGGCGAGACCGCGGGTGAACCGGGGAGCGTGCGCGCGTGAAGGTCGGAATCGTTTCCCAGTCCTACTATCCGCGCTACGGCGGCGTCACCGAACACGTCCATCACACCGCAGTCGAGCTGCGCCGCCGCGGTCACGACGTGACCATCATCACCAGCCGATTCCGCGAGGGCGAGGCCGGGCTGCCGGACGTGGAACGCATCGGCATGAACGTACTGGTGCCGTTCAATCGGGCCTTCGTGGATCTCACCGTGGGCTGGAACCTGAGGCGGGATCTCGAGCGCGTGTTGCGCGCGCACGATTTCGATCTGCTCCACGTCCACTGCCCCACCGCGCCCACCCTGCCGATCCTGGCGATCGAAAGCGCAACCTGCCCGTTGGTGGGAACGTTTCACACCACCAGCGGACGCAGCGCGCTGATGGATTTCTTCAAG is a window from the Candidatus Sulfotelmatobacter sp. genome containing:
- a CDS encoding lysophospholipid acyltransferase family protein encodes the protein MSRLVYGWLTAFIAGMPMRLGYFIADLLTGIHWAFFPARRHAALANLAQIRPTASRRERAALARSMMRSYNRMMFEFFRLPHLSREELLGSVEVSGREHLEEAVARGRGVILCCSHIGNWELAAVVLAHWGYTVTAVAGVQLNRWLTPAVRETRAELAIHTVAPEDGFRKLLRAIERNEMIALMVDGDIYSHGIPVEMFGRETRFPAGPGTLAQRTGALIISGYCERVRPGRFRVVIEPALDPAAYPTTAALHAAVASLTEKHIRSHLDQWCIFRPLWEPVPAEAGETAGEPGSVRA